The stretch of DNA TCCAGCAGGTCGCGCCCGTCGATGGTGATGCGGCCGGAGTCCGGCCAGACCATACGGCCGAGCGCTTCCGCGAAGGCTTCGGCGCCGCTGCCGTTCGGGCCGACGATCGCCACCGTCTCGTTCGGCTTGATCTCGACGGAGACGTGGTCGACGAGGCGGGCGCCGCTGTCGTCGGAGAGTGAGAGATTGGTGACGACGAGCGCGCTGGTCAGCGCGCCGACGGGTGCGGTCGCCAGTTCCTGGATGCGGCTGTCGATCAGCGGCTCGACGTTGAACTGCTCGTAGACCTGCTGGTACTTCACCTGCACGTCCTGGCGCATCTGATCCCAATCGATCAGTTCCTTTAGCGGCCCGGGCAGGTCCTTATAGGCTGATATGACGGCGACGAGCTGACCGATGTCGAGCCGGCCCTGCAGCGCCAGGTAGCCGCCGATCGCATAGAACAGGAAGGGCGTGACCTGGGCGAGGAAGTTGTTGATGAACTTCACCAGGAATTTCCACTGGTAAAGGTCGTAGCGGATCGAAAAGATCCGGCCGAGCCGCGAGGCGATGTCAGCGCGCTCGAGGTTTGATGTGTCGTTGCCGTGGATCGTGCCGATGCCGTCGACGATTTCGCCGACGCGGCCGGAAAGTTCGCGGGCCGTCAGCTGCCGCTGGCGGCCGAGGTCCAGCAGGCGCTTGCGCATGCGGGGGATGACGACGGCCTGGACGCCGACGATGCCGGCTGCGATCATGCCGAGCCAGAAATTCTGGACGATGATGAAGGCGAGCGCCGTGATCGCCTGGCCGCCGAGAAGGGCAGGCGAGACGAAGGCATCGCCGGTGAAGCCGCCCATCGGCTCCACCTCGTCCTTGATCATCGTGGCGATCTCGGCCGATTTCACCCGTTTGAAGTGGATGGGCGGAAAACGTAAGACCCGGTCGATCAGTTCGAAGCGGATACGGCGCAGCATGCGCTCGCCGAGGCGGCCCTTATAGGTGTTGATATAGAACTTGAAGAGGCCGTTCAGCACCACCAGCGCCAGAAACACCAGGCTGAGCGCCATCAGCATCTGGAAGCGGTTGAGCTGCAAGCCTTGAAAGAATTCGACATGGCCGATCAGCGGAATGTCGTAGGCGATGTGCATGAAGGTCTGTCTTGCGCCCGGACCTTCGAAACCGTCGCCCTGGATCGGTCCGTTGACGATCTGCTTCGGCAGATCGAAGGACAGGAAATAGGGCACCATCGAGGCGGCGACGACAGCCAGAATCCACAGCTGCTGCAGCCGCGTGTTCTTCCAGATGTAGCGGGCGAGGCTTTTTTCCATGGCTTAACCGTCAGCGTGCTGGGAAATTCCGGGGGCCGGGATGGGGAGGAATTCTGAGAACAGGACCATGCAGCCGGACCGCCGATATCGCAATGAATACAAGGCGAAGCGACCGGCTGCAGACGTGCCGATTCTCGCCGGAACATTGCTTATATCACAGGATTTTTGGATTACAGCGCCGCGCGTTTGAAAAGACGCGCAAAGGAGGCGGTAAGGCTTGCAATTGCTGGATAATTTTATCCCCGAGCCGGTCCGCAATCTTGCCGGGATCGGCGCTGCGCGCAAAGAAGCCCCCGGAAAAATCCGAGGGCCGGTCATTGGTCCGGGCGGTCGGGTTCACGCCGCGACGTCGCGAAGCATGGTATTCGGATTGGCATGGCTCATCGCTTCCGCGATCATATCGGCATCCTCGTCGCCGATGCCGAACAAACCGAAGCGGAGCTGATAGCCCCAATTGGGGCCGACCCTGGTGAAGGCGAGGCGGCCGAGCAGCGACCGGATCGAGGTTTCCTGCGCAGGCTGCCAGTCGACATCCCGCCGCCAGGGCCTGAAACCGCTTTCCATCTCCACCTGGTAAAGCGCGCCGTCGCGGGCCATGCCGATCGCGGTGAAAGCCTGAAGGCGGTCCTTGCCGCCAAAGACCACGGTGGGCGAATAATAGATCACGCGATCCCCGGGCGTGATCCGCCTGAGGGGTGATGCCTTGCCGTGGCAGACCTGCATGAAGCCGGCTTGACGGCCGATGCGCACATGCTCTGCGGAGGCGACGGCGATCCAGGCTTTGGCCATGGCTCAAACCTCCGTCACGGTGTAGACGCGCAGGCGGTGCCCATCGGGATCGGCGGCGACGAAGCTTCGGCCGAAATCGAGATCGGTCGGGGCCATGACGATATTCGCGCCCTTGGCCTGCCAGTCAGTATGGGTCGCATCGACCATGTCGGTGGCGGCGACCTTGAACCCAATTTCGGAGCCGCCGCCCGCCGCTGCCGGCGCGGGCTCGACGCCCGCTTTGCCCCAGAGACCGAGCCCCAGGCCGGAGGGCAAGATGAACATGGCGAAGGTCTCGCTCGCTTCCACCGGCTCCGTGCCGAGCAGCTTGGCGTAGAAGCGGGCGCTCGCCGGCGCGTCGGTCACGTAGAGAAGAATGCTGTTGCTGGCCGTCATAAGGCTCTCCTGTTGTTCGTTGGACAGCAGAACCTTATGACCCGATACTGCCAAATTCTGGCAGTATCGTACGTCTCGATGCGAGCCCCGAGCATCAGATGGACACAGATAGTGATACGGGCGGGATTCGCCGTTGCCATCCGGAGGCCGACCTTCCTGAAAATGCACACTGGCTGCCAAGATCGACAGACTGGCAACGAACGTGTCGGTCGCCGGCCGACTGCAGTTCTATCCGCCCGTAACGCTTTTCATGACGGCTCGTTGCATCGAACGCGGTGTCAGGCGATTTGAAAATATGATGATCTTGTTCATGAACCCGGCAACTACGGAGGGCTTGCCTTGTGACAGCGCGCGGAGACCGCTTTCGGCGACGGGGCGGGGCTTCATCGTCAGAAGGCGCAGCATGCGCGAAACAGGGGCGCTAGCGGCCGAATCGAATCCGGTTTCGGTGTGTCCTGGGCAAAGGCAGGTGACAGTCACGCCTCGAGGGCTGAGTTCGTCGTGCAAAGCTTCTCCAAACGACAGCACGTAAGACTTCGTTGCTGCATAGGCAGAAAACCCAGGGACGGGTTGGAATGCCAGAATGCTCCCTATGAGAAGTATCTGTCCCGACCCGCGGGTTGCCATATGCTGTCCGAAGATAAAGCTCAGTTCCGTTACCGCCGTGATGTTGAGCTGTATCATATCGGTCGTGCGCTCCAGCGGGGTGTCCAGAAAGTCCCCATGCAACCCATACCCGGCATTGTTCACCAGAATATCGATCTGCAGCGACTTGTCGTCCAGACTGCTTTTCAAGCGAGCGGCAGCACCAGGGACTGCAAGATCGATCGGTTCGACGACGATCTCGACACCATATTTCTGCCGAAGCTCTATGGCCAGCTTCTCCATCGGCTCCCTGCGCCGGGCGGCGAGCACGAGATTTACCTTCTGCGCTGCCAAAAGTTCGGCGTATTCGAGACCCATGCCACTGGACGCACCGGTGATCAGGGCCCGCTTCGCTGCGGCACCATTCAATTTTCCTACGAGGGACGTTTGCGTTTCCGCGTTAGCAACGTGTTGCATCTGTTTTCCTTTTAATTACGTGATCTCTGGGGGAGCTGGCACAATGTTGGCCTTTACTTGCCCGTATAGAATTCGAACGTTTACCGGAGCAGGAAGCTCAAGATGCGTTCGGTGAGTGTTCCGAATGGGGCTGGAGCAGTTTCACAATATTCCACCGTCCCTGCTCATAGATGCCTTTGGCATGGCTCAGTCGCCTGAAGCTCTCGACGCCGTGATAGGCACCTATTCCGCTGGCAGACTGCATCCTTTTGATCGGCGTCGGTGACTTTTTGCTATGGCGTTCATGGTGCATTCCGATGTAGGCAGAAGAAACATAATCTTTAAATAGGCGACAAAGTTACCAGTGTCAACAATGTTTCTGAGAGAAACTTCGAGGTACCATGCAGGCTACACCCCACCGCCCCTATCATCACGGTGATCTCCGCCGTGCGATTATTGAAACTGCTCTGGACATGCTTCGGACAGAGAAGGACTGGCAGTTCACGCTGCGGGAAGTCGCCCGTCGGGCAGGCGTCAGCCACGCGGCGCCCTACAAGCACTTTCCGGACAGGACTGCTCTTCTGGTAGAACTCGCCATGATTGGGTTCGATCGACTACGCGAGGCGCTAGTGAAGGCGAAACCGGAAGCCCCCCGATCTCTGCTCGAGGAAATCACTCCGATTTCTCTGGCATATGTCGCGTTCGGAACCGATAACCCGGCCCTATATCGCCTGATGTTCAGCGCGGAGGAGGGGCGGGCCGTAGGAATGCATCTCGATCAAAGGGCGCTCGCTGTATTCGACGTAGTGCTTGACATGCTCGGACGCGGTCAGGCTGCTGGCACCATTCGCAAGCGGCCAGTCAGGGGACAGGCGACCGCCGCATGGGCGCTTATTCACGGCATCACCCTGCTCGCGATCGATGGACTTCTGGTGCCAGAAAAAGTCGGATCGGCGCCGCTGGAGGCAGCCATTGCCACTCTGGTGGATGGGCTGGCAATCCCGCAGCCGAACACTTAGCTGAAGAGCGGTCTTGCCCGGGCGCCCCGGCAGACGGCCGGATCGCGAGCGGACACTGTTCACCCTCGACTGGATCGACGACGAGCACTTGCGCAAGACAACGACCGTGGAGCTAAACAAGTGCGAAAGTCGCAAAAGCCTTCTGCGCGTCGTGAATCTTCATCGTGTCGGCCGCTTCCGCGACAGGAAAATCTGTCGATCAGGGCATCGAGTCTTCACCGCCATCATACTGGAACGCGATTTATACCGGCCGCGTCGTCGATGTTATGCGCAACGCCGGGTATGCCGTTCGGGAGCACGTGCTTTAGAGCCTATCCCGCTCTCATGGGAGTATGTGAAACTGCCTGGCGGCTACGTTCAGGAGGAAAACCCACCGTTGACGAACACGGCTTTCGCCCCGTTCCGTTCTTTGCATGATCCACCTGCCGCATATATCTGTGCCCTTCTAATGTTCGGGGGCCGATATTCCCTGGGTCTCCCGCCATTGTTTCAGCAGCGTCTGCCGGCGCTTGGGATAGCGCGCGTCGAGCACTTGCGCATGAACGATCCGATCCGTGCGAAACGAGCGGAAATCCTGACGGAGTTCGCACCAGCCGAGGAGGAGGCGCACCTGGTCGAAAAAGGCAAGCGCGAACGGCCACACCACACGCTCCGACGCCACGCCGGCGCCGTCGCTATAGGACAGCGAAAGTTTGCGTTCGGTGCGGATCGCCTTGCGCAGCAGGGCCGGATCGACCGAGTCGACAGGGAGTTTGACGCCTGGCCCCACCAGAAGGGCGGAGGCCTCCAATGCGTCGCGCAATTCGGGCGGCAGAACGGCGGCGATCCGCGCCAGCGCATTGCGCGCTGCATCGCGGAAGTGATCGTCCCCTCTGTCTGCCACCCATCGGGAGCCGAGCACGAGCGCTTCGATTTCCTCAGGCGGAAACATCAGCGGCGGTAGCAGAAATCCCGGTTTCAGGACATAACCGACGCCGGGTTCACCCTCGATCGCGGCGCCCTGGGCCTGAAGGCTGGCGATATCCCGATAGAGGGTGCGGATGCTGACGCCGATCTCGTCGGCCAGCACCCCGCCGCTGACCGGCCGGCGGTGGCGGCGCAATACCTGGAGAAGGTCGAGGAGGCGTTCGGAACGAGACATGAGATAAGCTTATACAGGCTTGCTGCTGCCAGATACTGGCAGGATGAGATTTGCCGGGCCGTGCCGAAACCGTGCGCCCGCTTCTTTAACCGCGGGCGCTCGTCGAAATCCTCAAAGCTTTCAATTGCCGGTCAGCATGGCGCGGATGATGCCGGCGGTCTTCACCGCCCCGTCGAGATCGAGCGATACCGCGCCGCGCCCTGCTGCTGTGAGCGCCTTTTCGACGGCTTCCTTGACATGGCCTGATGTCAGTCCCGTTTCCGGCAGGATATCGGCGAGATCGAGTGCCTGCAGCCGTTCGGCGCGCACCGTCTGCTCGGTCTCGCCGCCGGCGACGAAGGGGATGAGGATCGCCCGGCATTGACTGCGCAGGAGGTCGCCGACCGTGTTGTAGCCGGCCTGCGAGATCGAAACCTTCGCGCCGCGCAGCAGCGAGGGAAAATCCTTGCGGAAACGCACCAGCGTCACGTTTGGGGCGACGTCCTGCGACAGCGCGGCGAAATCGGCCTCCGGCAGGTTCGGGCCTGCTATCAGCAGCCAGCGAAGATCGGCCGGCAGCAGGGCTGCCGCCTCTTTCGTCGCGCCGATCAGCGCGGCGCCGACCGCGCCGCCGCCCGCCGATGCGATAATGTCGAAGGTTTCGCTCGGTTCCGGCGCCGGCGGCGCGGCGACGAGGCCGGTGTAGCGCAGTCTGTCGGCAATCTCCGCCGTCAGCGGGAAAGTGTCCTCCAGCCTGATGAAGCCGGGATCGCCGTGGACGAGCACGGCATCGAAATGCGCCCTGACCAGTGCCGCGGTCTCCGCGTCGCGGCCGGCCTTGCGGTTTTCCTGGAGGATGTCGCGCACCGAACTGAGGAGCTTCGGCCGCGGTTCGGCCGTGTCGATCGCCGCCAGCAGCGGCAGCAGTTCAAAGCGCATCTGCCGCCGGCCGAAGGGGAAGGCTTCGATGATGACGACATCGGGCCTGGCGGCATGAAAGGCCTCAAGCAGCAGATCGCGGCGGGCATTGAGGAATTCCTCGCCCGCTGGCCGGCCATCTGCATCGGCGAGGCCGGAGAAACCGGCATTGCTGGCGACGACCGGCGGCAGCGCCACGGTCTTGACGCCTTCGCCGGGAAAACCCGGCACCGGCAGGCCGCCGGTGACCACGGTGACGTCGAAACCATCCTTGACAAGGGCGTTGGCGATGCGGCTGGCGCGGGCGATGTGGCCGATGCCGAGCAGGTGCTGGACGTAGAAGAAGATACGCGGTGCCGTCATGACGCCTTCTGCCATTCGGCCTCGAACAGGCCGCTGAGCTGCCGGATGCTGGAGTGATAGTCGAAATCGTCGCGCACCCGCTTTTCGGCGGCATCGCCGAGGCGCTTGCGCAAGGCCGGGTCGCGGATCGCCGCCTCCAGCGCTTTGGCCAGCAGCGCCGGATCTTCCGGCGGCACGACCAGGCCGTTTTCGCCGTCCTTCAAGAGTTCCGGCACGCCGGATACCGTCGTGGAAACACAGACCAGTCGCTGGCTCGAGGCTTCGACAAGCACATTCGGCAGGCCGTCGCGGTCGCCATTGGCGGCAATCCGGCAGGCCAGCGCGAAGAGGTCGGCGCGGCGGTAATGATCGAGCACGTCTTCCTGCGCCATGGCGCCCTTCCAGACGATGCGGTGGGAGAGGCCGAGCTCGGCGGCCAATGCCTTCAGCTTCGCAAGCTCCTCGCCGCCGCCGATATGGTCCATGCGCCAATGAAGGTCGGCGGGCAGCAGGGCGAGTGCGCGCAACAGCACATCGTAGCCCTTCTTCTCGACGGCGCGGCCGACGCTCAAAATGAAGGCGGGATCGTCGGCGTCGCTGCCGGTCCTCTCCGACCGCTCGCCGGCAAAAGCGCCGAACCGGGCGAGATCAAGACCGTGGTAGCTGAGGTGCACCGCGTCCTTGCGGGAGGTCAGGCTGCGCATGTGCTCATAGCCCGTCCGGGTGCAGGTGACGGCCCAGCGGGCGCTGCCGAGCTTTTCCTGCAGCTCCCAGTCGGGCGACGTCCAAATATCCTTGGCATGCGCCGAACAGGTCCAGGGTGTGCCGGTCAGGATGCTGGCATATTCCGTCACCGAAGCCGGCGTATGGATGAAATGGGCATGCAGCCATTGCCCGCCATCAGGCCATTCGCGCCCCAGCACCAGCGCCTGGCCGAGACGGCGGAAGCGGTTGCGGGAGATGTCACGTGGCAGGTCGGCGAGGAAACGCTTGATCAGCGCCTTGAAGCCGGGTTTGGAGAATCCGGCGATCAGGCCCTTCAGCACGCGGATCGGCTCCTCGTGCAGATATTCCGGCAGGTAGACGACCCGCGCCTTGATCTCGTCATGCACGGGATGGCGCTTCTTGTCGGTCGGCCGGCGCATCGAAATCAGCGTCAGGTCGAAGCCGGCCTTTTCCAAGCCGAGCAGCTCCTGGGCGATGAAGGTTTCCGAAAGGCGGGGATAGCCTTTCAGCACGACGAGAATCTTGCGGCGTGGCGGCAAGGCTGTGCCCTATTCCGCGACGAGGGAAAGGTGGCTGGCGCGGCCGTCGATCCATCGGCCGACCGTCTGCGAGATGTGGTCGAGCCCTTCGAGATGCATATTGCTGCCGCTCTTCGACGGTGGCAGGCGCGAGGGCAGGCGCTTCAGCGCCTCGGCCATGATGGTGGGATCAACCGATTGTTCCGGCAGCAGCATGTCGACCAAGCCGAGCTCGCTGGCGCGCTTGGCGCGCAGCAGCTGTTCCTCGCGCGGCTTGACGCGCGGCACGATGAGGGCCGGCTTGTCGAAGGAGAGGATCTCGCAATAGGTGTTGTAGCCGCCCATGGCGACGACGCCGGTGGCGCCGTCGATCAGCTCTTCCATGTGGTTGTCGAACTCGATCACCTCGATATAGGGAATGGCTTCGCCCTTCTGCACCAGCTTGGCGCGCTCGGCGGCCGGCATATAGGGCCCGAGCACGACAAGCGCCTTCTGCGTCAGTGTTGGATCGGCCTCATAGGCGTTCATCACGTCGTGGACGAGATCGGAACCGTCGCCGCCGCCGCCGGTGGTGACCAGCAGGTAATTATCCTTGCGGGCGTTGATCGAGGTCTTGCCCTTGGAGACGCTGCGCTGCAGGAAGCCGACGAAATCCATCTTCCGGCGCAGGCTCGCGGGCACGTCGAGACCGATCAAAGGATCGTAGAAGTCAGGCGGGCCATAGACCCAGACGCTGTCGTAATATTGGTCGATCTTCTGCATGATGCCGTTCCGCTTCCACTCGGCCTCGAGCAGATGCGGCGCGTCCATAACCTCGCGCAGGCCGAGCACCAGCACCGTGCCGCGGGCCTTGAGATAGGCAAGCGTATCCTCGACCTCGCCCTTCAGCCCCATCGGCTCCTTGTCGACGATGAAAATGTCGGGCTGGAAGGTTTCGGCCGTGTGGCGAATGCTCGATTCGCGCATCTTCAGCGTCTCGTGCAGGTCGATATGGCTGGCAAGCGAGGTATATTCGCCGTTGCGCAGCTTGATGACGCTCGGGATCTTCACGAAGTCGACGCGGGCGCGGTAATCGAAGGCGCCGGCGATCGTCGCACCCGAAATGATCAGGATGTTGAGGCCGCGATAATCCTCGACCAGCGCATGGGCAATGGCACGACAGCGCCTGAGATGGCCGAGGCCGAAGGTGTCGTGGCTGTACATGAGGATGCGCGCATCTTCGAGACGTCTGGCCATGGGTGTTCCCTCCGGGGTGAACAACATGCGTTAGTACCCCCACCGTCCGGAGGCCACGTGGCGGAGGCGGTGCCATGAGGCGCCGCCGGGTTTTCTGCTATTTGTAGGGATCTGCCGCATCACGCAAGCCGTCTCCCAGAAAGTTGAACGCCAAAATGACAAGAACAACAGGAATGATCGGATAGAGCAGCCAAGGATAAAAGGCGATGACGCTGACGCTTTTTGCCTCGGTCAGCAGAATGCCCCAGCTGGTGATCGGCGGGCGAAGGCCGAGGCCGAGGAAGGAGAGCGCGGTCTCGCCGAGGATCATGCCGGGGATCGAAATCGTCGCCGAGGCAATCAGATGCGACATGAAGCCCGGCACCAGGTGCCGGCCGATGATGCGCGGCGTGCTGGCGCCCATCAGCTGGGCCGCCTGGACGTAATCCTCCTCGCGCAGCGCCAGGAGCTTGGACCGCACGGCACGCGCTAGCCCGGTCCAGTCGATGATGCCGAGAATGACGGTGATACCGAAATAGATGACGATCGGGCTCCAGGTCACCGGCATGATGGCGGCCAGCGCCATCCAGAGCGGCAGGCTCGGCAGCGATTGCAGCACTTCGATCAGGCGCTGGACGATCAGATCGAAAATGCCGCCCCAATAGCCGGCAAGCCCGCCGATGACGATGCCGAGCACGAAGCTGATCGAAATGCCGATCAGGCCGATCGTCAGCGATATCCGCGCGCCGTAGAGAATGCGCGACAGCACGTCGCGGCCGAGCCGGTCGGTGCCGAGCAGGAACATCTGGCCGCCGATCGCCGGGCAGACCAGATGATAATTCGAGGCGGCAAAGCCCCAGAATTTATAGCTATCGCCGCGGCAGAAGAACCGGATCGGCTGCACGTCGTTCGGCCTGTCGGTATAGACGCGGTGCAGCGTGTCGAGATCGAGCGTCATGCTGCGGCCGTAGACGAAGGGGCCGACGAAATTGCCCTTGTCGAAGAAATGGATTTGCTGCGGCGGCGCGTGGATGAAATCGACATTGCGCGTGTGCAGGCCATAGGGCGCCAGGAATTCGACGATCAGGATCATCAGGTAGACGGCGGCAAGAAAGATGCCGGAGATCAAGGCCAGCCGGTGCTGCTTGAACTTCCACCACATCAGCTGCTTCTGCGAGGCGAGATGGATGCGCGATTGCGCCGCCGTCATGGTCTCTGTCGCCAAGGGATCGAAAGGCGCGGTCGAGACGTAATGGGGAAGCGGCGCGCCGGGTGCGGGAAGGGGCGACATTATTTGGTGCTCCTGCCTTGCAGACGGATGCGGGGATCGAGGAAGCCGAGCGCGATGTCGGAGATCAAGACGCCTATGACGTTGAGGAAGGCCAAAAACATCAGGAAGGAGCCGGCCAGATACATGTCCTGGCTTTGCAGCGCCTTGATCAGCATCGGCCCGGTCGTCTCCAGCGACAGCACGATCGCGACGATCTCGGCGCCTGAAATGATCGACGGCAGGATCGAGCCGATATCGGCGACGAAGAAGTTGAGCGCCATGCGCAGCGGATATTTGAGCAGCGCCCGCATCGGATGCAGGCCCTTGGCGCGCGCCGTCGTCACATATTGCTTCTGCATTTCGTCGAGCAGGTTGGCGCGCAGCCGGCGGATCATGCCGGCCGTACCCGCCGTGCCGACGATGATCACGGGGATCCACAGGTGGGAGAGGATCGAGCGTGCCTTCTCCCAGCTCATCGGCGCCGAGATATATTGCTGGTCCATCAGATGGCCGATCGAGATGCCGAACCAGATATTGGCGAAATACATCAGGATCAGCGCCAGCATGAAGTTCGGGATGGCGATGCCGAGCAGGCCGAGGAAGGTCAGCCCGTAATCGCTCCAGCTGTACTGGTGCGTGGCCGAATAGATGCCGATCGGAAAGGCGATCAGCCAGGTGAGCAGGATGGTCGTGAAGGAGACGAGGATCGTCAGCCACAGGCGCTCGCCGACTACGTCGGAAACCGGCATCTGGTATTCGAAGGAATAGCCGAAATCGCCGTGCAGCATGCCGCCGACCCAGTAGAAATAGCGCACGATCTCCGGCTTGTCGAAGCCGTATTGCTGGCGCATCTCCTCGATTTCCTGGAGGTTGGCGGTCTCGCCGGAGGCGCGCAGCTCGGCGATCTGGCTCTCGAAGAAATCGCCCGGCGGCAGCTCGATGATGGTGAAAACCAGCGCCGAAATGACGAAGAGCGTCGGCACCATGGCGGCGATGCGCCAGAGAATATATCTGAGCACGCCTCAGGCCTCCTTGTACCAGAATGCATCCGGCATGTAGATGCCGAGATAGGAGGTGGGATCGAAGCCG from Rhizobium sp. N324 encodes:
- a CDS encoding EVE domain-containing protein; this encodes MAKAWIAVASAEHVRIGRQAGFMQVCHGKASPLRRITPGDRVIYYSPTVVFGGKDRLQAFTAIGMARDGALYQVEMESGFRPWRRDVDWQPAQETSIRSLLGRLAFTRVGPNWGYQLRFGLFGIGDEDADMIAEAMSHANPNTMLRDVAA
- a CDS encoding VOC family protein is translated as MTASNSILLYVTDAPASARFYAKLLGTEPVEASETFAMFILPSGLGLGLWGKAGVEPAPAAAGGGSEIGFKVAATDMVDATHTDWQAKGANIVMAPTDLDFGRSFVAADPDGHRLRVYTVTEV
- a CDS encoding SDR family NAD(P)-dependent oxidoreductase; protein product: MQHVANAETQTSLVGKLNGAAAKRALITGASSGMGLEYAELLAAQKVNLVLAARRREPMEKLAIELRQKYGVEIVVEPIDLAVPGAAARLKSSLDDKSLQIDILVNNAGYGLHGDFLDTPLERTTDMIQLNITAVTELSFIFGQHMATRGSGQILLIGSILAFQPVPGFSAYAATKSYVLSFGEALHDELSPRGVTVTCLCPGHTETGFDSAASAPVSRMLRLLTMKPRPVAESGLRALSQGKPSVVAGFMNKIIIFSNRLTPRSMQRAVMKSVTGG
- a CDS encoding TetR/AcrR family transcriptional regulator encodes the protein MQATPHRPYHHGDLRRAIIETALDMLRTEKDWQFTLREVARRAGVSHAAPYKHFPDRTALLVELAMIGFDRLREALVKAKPEAPRSLLEEITPISLAYVAFGTDNPALYRLMFSAEEGRAVGMHLDQRALAVFDVVLDMLGRGQAAGTIRKRPVRGQATAAWALIHGITLLAIDGLLVPEKVGSAPLEAAIATLVDGLAIPQPNT
- a CDS encoding helix-turn-helix transcriptional regulator, with translation MSRSERLLDLLQVLRRHRRPVSGGVLADEIGVSIRTLYRDIASLQAQGAAIEGEPGVGYVLKPGFLLPPLMFPPEEIEALVLGSRWVADRGDDHFRDAARNALARIAAVLPPELRDALEASALLVGPGVKLPVDSVDPALLRKAIRTERKLSLSYSDGAGVASERVVWPFALAFFDQVRLLLGWCELRQDFRSFRTDRIVHAQVLDARYPKRRQTLLKQWRETQGISAPEH
- a CDS encoding glycosyltransferase family protein, encoding MTAPRIFFYVQHLLGIGHIARASRIANALVKDGFDVTVVTGGLPVPGFPGEGVKTVALPPVVASNAGFSGLADADGRPAGEEFLNARRDLLLEAFHAARPDVVIIEAFPFGRRQMRFELLPLLAAIDTAEPRPKLLSSVRDILQENRKAGRDAETAALVRAHFDAVLVHGDPGFIRLEDTFPLTAEIADRLRYTGLVAAPPAPEPSETFDIIASAGGGAVGAALIGATKEAAALLPADLRWLLIAGPNLPEADFAALSQDVAPNVTLVRFRKDFPSLLRGAKVSISQAGYNTVGDLLRSQCRAILIPFVAGGETEQTVRAERLQALDLADILPETGLTSGHVKEAVEKALTAAGRGAVSLDLDGAVKTAGIIRAMLTGN
- a CDS encoding glycosyltransferase, whose protein sequence is MPPRRKILVVLKGYPRLSETFIAQELLGLEKAGFDLTLISMRRPTDKKRHPVHDEIKARVVYLPEYLHEEPIRVLKGLIAGFSKPGFKALIKRFLADLPRDISRNRFRRLGQALVLGREWPDGGQWLHAHFIHTPASVTEYASILTGTPWTCSAHAKDIWTSPDWELQEKLGSARWAVTCTRTGYEHMRSLTSRKDAVHLSYHGLDLARFGAFAGERSERTGSDADDPAFILSVGRAVEKKGYDVLLRALALLPADLHWRMDHIGGGEELAKLKALAAELGLSHRIVWKGAMAQEDVLDHYRRADLFALACRIAANGDRDGLPNVLVEASSQRLVCVSTTVSGVPELLKDGENGLVVPPEDPALLAKALEAAIRDPALRKRLGDAAEKRVRDDFDYHSSIRQLSGLFEAEWQKAS
- a CDS encoding glycosyltransferase family protein — protein: MARRLEDARILMYSHDTFGLGHLRRCRAIAHALVEDYRGLNILIISGATIAGAFDYRARVDFVKIPSVIKLRNGEYTSLASHIDLHETLKMRESSIRHTAETFQPDIFIVDKEPMGLKGEVEDTLAYLKARGTVLVLGLREVMDAPHLLEAEWKRNGIMQKIDQYYDSVWVYGPPDFYDPLIGLDVPASLRRKMDFVGFLQRSVSKGKTSINARKDNYLLVTTGGGGDGSDLVHDVMNAYEADPTLTQKALVVLGPYMPAAERAKLVQKGEAIPYIEVIEFDNHMEELIDGATGVVAMGGYNTYCEILSFDKPALIVPRVKPREEQLLRAKRASELGLVDMLLPEQSVDPTIMAEALKRLPSRLPPSKSGSNMHLEGLDHISQTVGRWIDGRASHLSLVAE
- a CDS encoding ABC transporter permease, with product MSPLPAPGAPLPHYVSTAPFDPLATETMTAAQSRIHLASQKQLMWWKFKQHRLALISGIFLAAVYLMILIVEFLAPYGLHTRNVDFIHAPPQQIHFFDKGNFVGPFVYGRSMTLDLDTLHRVYTDRPNDVQPIRFFCRGDSYKFWGFAASNYHLVCPAIGGQMFLLGTDRLGRDVLSRILYGARISLTIGLIGISISFVLGIVIGGLAGYWGGIFDLIVQRLIEVLQSLPSLPLWMALAAIMPVTWSPIVIYFGITVILGIIDWTGLARAVRSKLLALREEDYVQAAQLMGASTPRIIGRHLVPGFMSHLIASATISIPGMILGETALSFLGLGLRPPITSWGILLTEAKSVSVIAFYPWLLYPIIPVVLVILAFNFLGDGLRDAADPYK
- a CDS encoding ABC transporter permease; this encodes MLRYILWRIAAMVPTLFVISALVFTIIELPPGDFFESQIAELRASGETANLQEIEEMRQQYGFDKPEIVRYFYWVGGMLHGDFGYSFEYQMPVSDVVGERLWLTILVSFTTILLTWLIAFPIGIYSATHQYSWSDYGLTFLGLLGIAIPNFMLALILMYFANIWFGISIGHLMDQQYISAPMSWEKARSILSHLWIPVIIVGTAGTAGMIRRLRANLLDEMQKQYVTTARAKGLHPMRALLKYPLRMALNFFVADIGSILPSIISGAEIVAIVLSLETTGPMLIKALQSQDMYLAGSFLMFLAFLNVIGVLISDIALGFLDPRIRLQGRSTK